Proteins encoded together in one Anaerotignum faecicola window:
- the rsmB gene encoding 16S rRNA (cytosine(967)-C(5))-methyltransferase RsmB, which yields MIVINPRFVAAEILVNITKDGMYNNMALKKALRQNGAMSDTDKAFVTEVVNGTLRNIFFMDYVINAVSSVKTEKMKPWILAVLRSAVYQIKFMDVPKRAAVDEAVKLVKDKGLGKLAGFTNAVLRNIPEHISFPDEKEEPAEYLEIKYSHPKWLVRMWISQFGYDFVKELCEANGKPADITVIANRLKTDGRRLEQMLESNGVNTKKGTYLTDAVHISRTGDISALKGFKDGLFHIQDESSALAVLALDPKAGENILDICAAPGGKSLFMAELMDNKGSITSRDIYEHKLELIEDSAKRMGINIIKTELKDASVFYEEDKNKFDRVLVDAPCSGFGLMRKKADIRFNRTGNDIDGLVKLQREILSSAGRYVKPGGILVYSTCTICKKENIGNMMWFLESYGFEPVDLTGTLPKDVCGSTAVNGFVSLFPNIHGTDGFFISCMRRKG from the coding sequence ATGATAGTTATCAATCCTCGCTTTGTTGCGGCGGAAATACTTGTAAATATAACAAAAGACGGAATGTATAACAACATGGCTTTGAAAAAAGCTTTAAGGCAAAACGGCGCAATGTCCGATACGGATAAGGCGTTTGTTACCGAAGTTGTTAACGGTACTCTTAGAAATATTTTTTTTATGGATTATGTTATAAACGCCGTATCGTCTGTTAAGACTGAAAAAATGAAACCTTGGATACTGGCCGTTTTGAGGAGCGCCGTTTATCAAATCAAATTTATGGACGTTCCGAAAAGAGCCGCTGTCGACGAGGCCGTTAAACTCGTTAAGGATAAGGGGCTTGGAAAACTGGCGGGATTTACAAACGCAGTTTTGCGGAATATACCGGAACATATATCTTTTCCGGATGAGAAAGAAGAACCGGCAGAATATTTGGAAATTAAATATTCTCATCCAAAATGGCTTGTAAGAATGTGGATTAGCCAGTTTGGGTATGATTTTGTGAAGGAGCTGTGCGAAGCCAACGGAAAACCTGCCGATATTACGGTTATTGCCAACAGGCTTAAAACGGACGGCAGGCGGTTGGAACAAATGCTTGAATCAAACGGCGTAAATACTAAAAAAGGCACATATTTAACGGATGCCGTGCATATTTCAAGAACAGGGGATATATCGGCGCTTAAAGGTTTTAAAGATGGCCTTTTCCATATACAGGACGAAAGTTCGGCGTTGGCCGTTTTAGCGCTTGACCCTAAGGCAGGGGAAAATATACTTGACATTTGTGCGGCTCCGGGAGGAAAAAGCCTTTTTATGGCTGAACTTATGGACAACAAGGGGAGTATAACATCAAGAGATATTTATGAACATAAACTTGAATTGATTGAGGACTCTGCAAAACGTATGGGAATAAACATAATAAAAACAGAATTAAAAGACGCGTCCGTTTTTTATGAAGAAGATAAAAATAAGTTTGACAGAGTGCTTGTAGACGCGCCGTGCTCCGGATTCGGCCTTATGCGTAAAAAGGCGGACATAAGGTTTAACCGCACGGGAAATGATATTGACGGCCTTGTAAAACTTCAAAGGGAAATACTAAGCTCGGCCGGGAGGTATGTTAAACCGGGCGGGATCTTGGTTTACAGCACATGCACAATCTGTAAAAAAGAAAATATAGGAAACATGATGTGGTTTTTGGAAAGCTATGGTTTTGAACCTGTTGATTTAACGGGAACCCTGCCGAAAGACGTATGCGGCAGTACGGCAGTGAATGGATTTGTTAGCCTTTTTCCTAATATCCATGGGACGGACGGCTTTTTTATATCATGTATGAGAAGGAAGGGGTAA
- a CDS encoding sodium:alanine symporter family protein, producing the protein MIADFIFKLESIFWGLPFIIFVMLVGFYFTVRSGFFPFVKFGHILKYTAGSIRNNESNAKKDGSISPFEAVCIAIGGCVGAGNISGVASAIAVGGPGAIFWLWIWAFFGMMVKLVETSLGCYYRSQDEKGEYYGGPMEYMEKGIGREMGIKFGYVLGAAFCVGFILQFIQGSQAYTISEMLNNSFKIPMMATTVVYTIIILYVVWKGTPRIAKFATIIVPIMCVVYLLGGIIIVILNIQNVPSVIQMIFKDAFTGTAAAGGFVGATVTTALRSGLNRSINSNEAGQGSSPLIHSSANTVHPMRQGLWGAFEVFVDTIIVCSVTAIAILCTGVWSNGETGATLTMTAFETSYGMFGRIFMGIMAVLFGLTTTAGWYTYYVAVIRHLLRKKTVLRDNIIQVFKVLFPCMNIIIVGYITMSGNDADLFWSLVSCVLAVPVFTNLIALVILRKKFWEIFKDYKARYFGIGKVDPDFHVFYEDNIDIKNREESIRKGLEH; encoded by the coding sequence ATGATTGCAGATTTTATATTTAAGCTGGAAAGTATTTTTTGGGGATTGCCTTTTATTATCTTTGTAATGCTTGTAGGCTTCTACTTTACCGTTAGATCAGGTTTTTTCCCCTTTGTAAAATTTGGGCATATACTCAAGTATACGGCGGGAAGCATCAGAAATAATGAATCAAATGCGAAAAAAGACGGAAGCATTTCCCCGTTTGAAGCCGTGTGCATAGCTATAGGCGGATGCGTAGGAGCGGGTAATATTTCAGGCGTCGCTTCAGCTATAGCGGTGGGAGGTCCGGGAGCAATATTCTGGCTGTGGATTTGGGCCTTCTTCGGCATGATGGTTAAATTGGTAGAAACTTCTCTTGGATGTTATTATCGTTCACAGGATGAAAAAGGCGAATACTACGGCGGGCCTATGGAATATATGGAAAAAGGCATAGGGCGCGAAATGGGAATTAAATTCGGATATGTACTGGGAGCGGCGTTTTGCGTAGGATTTATACTTCAGTTTATTCAAGGCTCGCAGGCATATACCATTTCGGAAATGCTTAACAATTCCTTTAAAATACCTATGATGGCGACAACTGTAGTTTATACTATAATAATACTCTATGTAGTATGGAAAGGCACTCCGCGTATTGCGAAATTCGCGACGATTATTGTCCCTATCATGTGTGTTGTTTACCTTCTGGGCGGAATCATTATTGTCATATTAAATATTCAAAATGTGCCTTCAGTAATACAAATGATATTTAAGGATGCTTTTACGGGAACTGCCGCCGCGGGAGGATTTGTCGGCGCAACGGTTACAACGGCGCTGCGTTCGGGATTAAACCGTTCTATCAATTCAAATGAGGCAGGACAGGGCTCGTCGCCTTTGATACACAGCTCTGCAAATACTGTACATCCGATGCGCCAGGGTCTTTGGGGTGCCTTTGAGGTTTTTGTGGATACGATAATTGTATGTTCGGTCACGGCAATAGCGATATTATGTACCGGAGTTTGGTCAAACGGCGAAACAGGCGCCACGCTTACAATGACGGCTTTTGAAACTTCATATGGTATGTTCGGCAGGATTTTTATGGGAATTATGGCAGTTCTCTTTGGGCTTACGACAACAGCCGGATGGTATACATATTATGTTGCAGTTATACGCCACCTTCTTAGGAAAAAGACTGTTTTAAGGGATAATATTATTCAGGTATTTAAGGTTTTATTTCCCTGTATGAACATAATCATAGTTGGATATATAACGATGAGCGGTAATGACGCTGACCTTTTTTGGTCGCTTGTAAGCTGCGTTTTGGCAGTGCCGGTATTTACAAATCTGATTGCGCTTGTTATACTTAGAAAGAAATTCTGGGAGATTTTCAAAGATTATAAAGCGCGTTATTTTGGGATTGGCAAGGTTGATCCTGATTTCCATGTTTTCTATGAAGACAATATAGATATAAAAAACAGGGAAGAATCTATAAGAAAAGGCTTGGAACATTAA